aaaccaacatataataaacaaagcatagtATATAATATAGGCATATTCATCAGAAAAACAATAAGAGGGTTAGAATTAGAATCAATttcatataaatataaaataaaaataaaaagtagacCATACAACAAGGCAGGCCAAGTCAGCACCCAGGTAACCAAGGTGGTAGCCTTTCCGGCATCCAATAAGGTCTGATGTTGCCTTGTACCCTTGATTGCGCTTGGACACCTAGGCAGCACTTGGGAGACACCTTGACAATTATTCTCTATACATTGGTGTTTGTGAGGATCGGCCGATCCTTGACGGGACTGATTCTATCTTTGGCTGTCTATCATTTGATTTCCATATCATCCATTCATGCATTGGttagtttttttaattatctttttagCTAAAACAAATTGCTCCTTTTCCATGCTTCTGTTGGTTCAGTAATTTTTTGCCACTGGCCTTCTATTTATATATCATTTCCTCATCCTTGATTTGTTAAATTAGACATCTGCCTCTTCACATATGCCTCCTCTTCAACAAGATGatctttcctctgttttcttcaattatatttgtatgaaaactcttttttttatccaaaGAGTTACCTGGTAAATTTGTCAGGGAAGCTATTGCATGATGACCGAGAATATGGATTACACTATACATTTTTGCATTGTCATCATAGGTCTCAGTATGTATTGAAGTGGGGTATACTGTGAGAACTGCACACCTAGATGGGATTGTATCTGAGCACATGGAGGTGGGAATCCAGCTTGAGGCTGTTAAGTTAGTTATCATACACTTAAACGATCTGTCTTACATATGCATGTAGCATTTGGTGGGTTCCATGTGTTGATTGTTGAACATGAAATATTGACTGTGTTCTTATGTCTGCAGACGACATTTTCTGCAGTGCCCACAAGGTTTATTGAGCAAGCATTTTGAAAAGCTTATCCAGTGTGATCTTCGTCTGAACATGCTGAGCCAACAGCCAGAAATAGTGTTAGATTCTCCATACTTTGAACCCAGAGGTTCTGTTTTTGAGGACCCAGATGAATCCAAATGCCAAGTTTTCGATCCACTGAATAGTGAATATGTAGCCCCCTTCCCTGGGTTCCGGGATGAGGCATCGCCATCTGCTACCCAGTCATCTACCTCAAAAGGTGAACTACTGGATCCTGTCGGAAGACCTTCATCACCAGGTCGTGTGCCTCTTGAAGTTCCTTCTCCTAGCTCAGGTATTTGTTGTGATCTGCCATGTATTCTTACAAATGTGGATGATAGAAATTCTTTACAAAGTTATGATGAgttaaaaatagttgtttttctAGCTTTTGGATGAACAGGACTGATTTtcttagaaataaaaaaatcttggaGGCTCAGACAATCTGGAACTTTCTCAAAGAATTTTATGGTCCATATGGAAGAATTTTGATACATGGCCTGTGGCCATTATATTTTTATCTTGTAAAAGAGAACAAGTTCACCTCCTGCACTAAGTATATTATCAAATATGCAATTAAAGTATGCTTTTATTTGGAGCAATGCATTGTATTCATTAAAAAGAATCCATTAGCAAATAACTTTACTAGAACAccaaaagagaaggggggggggaattattGTTGTTGATTCATTCATTGATGAATCCAAGATGTCATAGGTTCATAGAGTTAAAAAATGACCAGTTGTTTGTTGGATTTAGCTATAAGTTAGAAGAAATAATTTTATACTGAACCATCTACTTTATCTTTGTTTTGGGATGAAATATAACTTCTCCAGTGACATGATTTGATCTGTTTGGTTACGCTAGTCTTTTGTGAACTAATTATCACATGTCATTTTCACCATGTGATTTCGGTGATTAGCATAGCTTGTTtatacaactcttgattagtGCAGATATTTTAATTCGAAGCCCAACTGGTGTCATTTTCcaaatttttaaatatcttaaaaaaCTCATTGCATGAACTACCAATAAAATCAACATAATTGGAGCAGGGTACTGGCCTAGGTTGAAAGATCTCAAAGGTCTAGAATTATGGAATATCTTCATTGGTTGAAGCCACTTGTCTTCATTAGCATTTCTCTGGCTGTGTTTATATCTGTCATACGTGACCATGGTAAGTTAtattgtcaaaatcgctttgaagtTGTGGCATTTATCATGTTCAAATGGATtgctttttctctctcactgTTCATGACATTAACACATCTAGGTTTTCTACTGAGTTTACTGACTATAATATGGTGCAATGAGACTTGAATTTGCTCCATTTTTGGTTGTGCAAATGAATTACCCCAAATTCGGAAGGGGGGGTGTTGGTGAACATTTGCCCAGTTGCACGTATTATTCTTATtaattgtatttttatttgtatttgttGGTTGGTAGAAATGAATTCTCGTGTAAACCTTACTGAGCCTGATTTATCTTTCTTATGTGATAATGGATATCCGGGCTATTGAAGAAACTGGAAGCAGTGAAACTGAGGAATCGAAAGGGCTTAACCAGTGGGACCAATTGAAAGTTCCTGGACTTCGTTCTTCCATGTCTATGAGTGATCTTGTGAGCCACATCGGACATTGTATATCAGAGCAGATGAACTCTGGCAATCCTCTTTTCTCTGGTGAAGGTTTACAGGGCAAGGACATGCTGGAGGAGATTGCCCAGTACTTGCTTAGTGATTCTCAACTTACTTCAGCCTCTGATGAGAAGTCCCTAATGTCTCGAGTCAATTCCCTTTGTTGTCTTCTACAGAAGGATCCTGCTACAGTTCAAAACTTGCAGCTTAGCAGCGAAGGTGGCCTTGATGCGACTGATGAGAGCAAGAATGATGTACCCAACTCCATCCCCGACTCAAAACAAGAGATTAAGGCCATGGCTGATCTTCCAGTGGTTGATGGGGAATCTCATGAATTGTCCGGCTATAAGCAAACTCCAGCTATGTCAAGGAAAGACTCAGTTGGGGATTTGCTGCTTAATCTCCCGCGCATTGCATCTCTGCCACATTTCTTGTTCAACATCTCAGAAGATGGTGAGAATCGAGCTAGATAAGCCCTGCTCTCCCCACCCTACCCCAACAAAAACCCCAAGATTAATCCTGCTCTCCCCACCCTATCCCCAACAAAACCCTCAATTCCCAGGCCATGTACATAATGTAATGAAAGATCTTTTTTTTAGCCTTTGATGGTGATGCATTTTCAGGTTCATTGAAGTTTTAGGATTCGGAGATTCATTTAGTCCCATACAAGGGACTGAGCACCGGGTGCTGTAATTCAATGCGGGCTGGATATGCAACATTTCCTTGTATAATAAAGTAGTATTCtcttcatcaaaaaaattaaaattagtaTTCTCTTTGTAACTCTAAGTAGTCAAGTGAATGACCTCTGAACAAAGTTCAAGAGAGCAAAGTTGGCGATGTGGGTTCGGTCTGTTAATTACGATTTCGATCTGGTCGTAATCAGCCAGAATGGTTGAAACACcaaaaattggaattggaaagaCCGcaaaattttctcaaaagtctgatattttttagttttctttttagtaAACTTGCGGATCTTGGTACTTGAGGTAAGTTGCATTGCTTGTCTGCCTAAAAGAGGGAAATAATGGCTAAAAAAACCAATAAAGAACAAACCTGAAACCAGTTGATTCAAAAGAGGGTTCCCAACATTGCCAGAAATCAGGATTTGGTGCCTGCCATTTTCGATTCGATTCATCTGATACAATTCTGATCCTCAAATCATGCCTCTGAATTACTTGTTTTGGATGTGTCAAATTGTGTTAAATATTGGTGTTAAAGATCCGAGGTAGAAGGGCATTTTTTATACCCTtatgaagaagaaattgaagttgAACCATCCACAGATGTTGATCTTGATTCTTGACCATCATTTCTTCATGAATATTAGGTTGTCGTTTCACGTTTGGAATTAACTGTACCTTGCTCTCTCTTATTCCTAAGATAGATAATGCTGAATATGTGGTGTCAAAAATCATTATTAAGTTGTTGTTAATCAATATAGATTTCGAGAGGTTTTGGATTGAATCAATTGTGTTTTTTCCAGGCTGCTTTTGTTATGGGGCAGCAGATCTCTGACGCCATTATTATTGATGAGGTTTTTGAtttggattcagatcctctacaaTCAAGGTGGTAGCGGCCATCGTGCTATCACGGCCTATGGGAGCAACATGTGAAATATTACGATCCAACGGCCAAgcttaaaaataattcaaaagtCACCTAACTGACTGAGTTATTCTCATCAAACCAAAATCGACCGGATCTATCAGACCAAACTTAGCTAGTGTCATTTGGAATTATAAAATGACATgcttatgtatttatttattcgAGAAAGATTTTTGTGCCATTCACAAAGGCAGCATAGGAGAAACTCTGGCTAAAAGCAACATTTACAAGGAAAGGGGGTGGTTGAAGTAACCAAACACAAGAAACAGAAAACCTAGATGCGCTAGAAGCCAAGATCAGAGTCACAAGAAAAATGAATGAAGTAATTACAAGAAAAATAACTGGAAAGCCTAAGAGTGTCCTCAACAATAGCTCCAACTGCCCAATCAAGTGAAGCCTCTATTTTGTTAAGAGGCCGGGAAATTCAAATCGGGTGTTTTACATGATTTTTATAAGGTTCAGGTGATTTTGGCCGATTCTGACTAGATCGAAACGACAAAACTCGATCCCATTTCTCAATTATGTACTCTTGCACCATGATATATTTACTCATTTTGTGTCTAATTTGGATTTTTCTTATTTCACATCTTTtaaagtgtcaaataatttgcaaTCTTATTTTTTGCCGTCGAAAAGTGAGGAAGAAAATGACAACTCTTTACAATGATATAATATTAAGAcacttttaaaatgtttttgaaaCTTCTTTTACCCAACCTTATTAAGGAACTTTTGGAATAGAACCATtgacaatcaaaagaagattacatgttctaaatacaccaaCTCCATATGACCCTGCCCAGGCTGAGGTTTCGCCTCTTAGTCATGCGGCGATTTGATTGGATGACAACGTAACAGCTCCAGCGCAATACAAGTTTTTCTTCTATTACAATTTGATTGACATTGTATCTTAATCTACAAGGTAATCTTGTAGCTCAAATGAATGTCTAAACATAACAGAGAAATCAAAAGCAAACAATAATCAAACTACATgccatttttaaaatttaaatgtaCTTTTGGCTTTTGCATGTACAATATTGTATGCGTGCCAAACAAGTTTCATAAAGATCATCATTCCAATGTAGGTAACAGTTACCCATCTCAACAACAAACAATATAATGGAGATAGTATTTGTATTTACAATAATGAATTACCATCTCAAACACATTCTATAGCAAAGCATTGGAACAACAAAATCAATCTATTAAGGATCCTCTGTACCTTCTGCATCCATTCCCTCATTCTCCTGCAACATGTTCATCAACATAGAGATCTCGTTCTGCAGCATCGCGTTTTCCCTCTCTACATCACTCCGTTTCTGGCGCTCTTCCAGTAGTTGAAGCTGAAGATGTTCAAGGCACCGAGCATCCTCCTCTAACTGTTCATTCAACCCATCAATTTCCCGGTCCTGCAAACCAAGAATCAAAGTTGCCAAGTCATTCACTAAAATAAGATTGGAATCAAAACAAAGGCAATAAGGCTTTAATTGAGCAGGATTTAGAAGACCTTTCTATTCATTTCCTGAACTGCAATCCGACGCATGCTTTCTACAACATCTACATTTACAAGCTTGCGCTTCTTTCCAATCAACCAGCCTTTGGGGTAGCTTGCAGAGTCAAAATCTGGCGGGGGAAGTAGGACTTCAGCTGATGATCGCGAACCATGGATGTTCATTGTGGGTTCTAGAGGTTCAAAGAGAGCCTTTCGACGCTCGGAAAGAGCCACTGGGGTGGCCACTGAATCTTGTGGGTTCTCAGTCACCATAGGTTCCTCATGTTTAATGGCTGTTTCTTCTGTTGCCTTGTCCAAATTCTGACGATTAGCTGCCAAAAAGGCTCCTGTTTTAGTCAGTAAAATGGCAGAAAATTAATGAATCTTACCTCTTTTAGCAAGATTTCCATGTTTACTAGaataaaaaactccaaaatcTTTCATAGATTCAGCAATGTTAATAAACAAACAAGGACTTCCTGCAATCTCTGAGCTTATGTAAACCATAGAAAGGTCTAATTTTCTACTCAATGGATAATGATTTCGGGCTATTCTTTAGGTATATTTCTGGTTTGGAATTGTGCGTATTGAAACAGCTATCTATTGTTAGAAGGCATGTCGTGCTATATCAGTAGAAAGAAGATAAACTGTGTATATGGAATTTGATACAGTTCTGTATAAGCTTTCCCACAAAGAAACAGTTTTCATGGCTAACGCTACCTAAAAAAAACTGAGGAAATATGTCTTTAACTGTCACTGAATCACCACAAATTTCAATTAACCAGTACTATTATCAACTCGAAACCTCTgttttgaaagagaaagaagc
The nucleotide sequence above comes from Telopea speciosissima isolate NSW1024214 ecotype Mountain lineage chromosome 3, Tspe_v1, whole genome shotgun sequence. Encoded proteins:
- the LOC122654656 gene encoding uncharacterized protein LOC122654656 isoform X1; this encodes MVQLMNSGDLLPESESQCRNKFPVKLEIEDPLDEEHGSLNKRAKLSLPPQQQWNSGSGVFPIPPSQYNPLDEPSPLGLRLKKSPSFLDLIQMRLSQGNASTVTSGSLEVGKKKDGKGAAAPGNTDKLKASNFPASLLRIGTWECISRYEGDLVAKCYFAKHKLVWEVLEGGLKSKIEVQWSDIMAIKANCPDNGPGTLDIVLARQPLFFKETNPQPRKHTLWQATSDFTGGQASINRRHFLQCPQGLLSKHFEKLIQCDLRLNMLSQQPEIVLDSPYFEPRGSVFEDPDESKCQVFDPLNSEYVAPFPGFRDEASPSATQSSTSKGELLDPVGRPSSPGRVPLEVPSPSSETGSSETEESKGLNQWDQLKVPGLRSSMSMSDLVSHIGHCISEQMNSGNPLFSGEGLQGKDMLEEIAQYLLSDSQLTSASDEKSLMSRVNSLCCLLQKDPATVQNLQLSSEGGLDATDESKNDVPNSIPDSKQEIKAMADLPVVDGESHELSGYKQTPAMSRKDSVGDLLLNLPRIASLPHFLFNISEDGENRAR
- the LOC122654656 gene encoding uncharacterized protein LOC122654656 isoform X2; translated protein: MVQLMNSGDLLPESESQCRNKFPVKLEIEDPLDEEHGSLNKRAKLSLPPQQWNSGSGVFPIPPSQYNPLDEPSPLGLRLKKSPSFLDLIQMRLSQGNASTVTSGSLEVGKKKDGKGAAAPGNTDKLKASNFPASLLRIGTWECISRYEGDLVAKCYFAKHKLVWEVLEGGLKSKIEVQWSDIMAIKANCPDNGPGTLDIVLARQPLFFKETNPQPRKHTLWQATSDFTGGQASINRRHFLQCPQGLLSKHFEKLIQCDLRLNMLSQQPEIVLDSPYFEPRGSVFEDPDESKCQVFDPLNSEYVAPFPGFRDEASPSATQSSTSKGELLDPVGRPSSPGRVPLEVPSPSSETGSSETEESKGLNQWDQLKVPGLRSSMSMSDLVSHIGHCISEQMNSGNPLFSGEGLQGKDMLEEIAQYLLSDSQLTSASDEKSLMSRVNSLCCLLQKDPATVQNLQLSSEGGLDATDESKNDVPNSIPDSKQEIKAMADLPVVDGESHELSGYKQTPAMSRKDSVGDLLLNLPRIASLPHFLFNISEDGENRAR
- the LOC122656927 gene encoding protein HEADING DATE REPRESSOR 1 produces the protein MELSNSERRKPEEKMDGFSSISPTRIFWNSRKRSANRQNLDKATEETAIKHEEPMVTENPQDSVATPVALSERRKALFEPLEPTMNIHGSRSSAEVLLPPPDFDSASYPKGWLIGKKRKLVNVDVVESMRRIAVQEMNRKDREIDGLNEQLEEDARCLEHLQLQLLEERQKRSDVERENAMLQNEISMLMNMLQENEGMDAEGTEDP